The following is a genomic window from Bacillota bacterium.
GGGTAATACTGGGCCATAACATTGACGGCGCAGCGTGGAGATATTTCTTCGCTAAGAAAGCGGGCTATTTCGGAACTGCCTGCAATATTTTCCGGCATGACCAGGTGACGGACAAGCAGACCTGCGTAAGCCAACCCGGAAGAATCTGTTTTAAGATCACCAACCTGTCGCTGCATCTCTTTTAAACTCTCCTTCAAGCGGGTATAATAGTCGGGAACACCTGAATACAATCTGCCGGAAGAATCTGAACCGTACTTGGCATCGGGCATGTAGATGTCGATGAAACCTTCGAGCAGCCGGAGCGACTGAACAGACTCATAACCGCCGCAGTTATAGACCACGGGCAGCGTAA
Proteins encoded in this region:
- a CDS encoding radical SAM protein, yielding QAHDSGRAVTTAELASLMLSLQEDRCSNINLVTPTPYLHQIASAIDLAASKGLTLPVVYNCGGYESVQSLRLLEGFIDIYMPDAKYGSDSSGRLYSGVPDYYTRLKESLKEMQRQVGDLKTDSSGLAYAGLLVRHLVMPENIAGSSEIARFLSEEISPRCAVNVMAQYYP